AGACGGAGAAACCGAAATCAAAGGTAAATTATGGGAAATTTAGTGATTTAGAGGTGAAAAAATGCCTACTATGAAAGATGTAGCAAAATTAGCAAAAGTTTCTGTTGGAAGTGTATCAAAATATTTCAATGGTATTGCTTTAAAGGAGAAAACTAAACTTGCAATTGAAAAAGCAGTAAAGGAATTAAATTATGAACCAAACATATATGCAAAAGGACTGAAAATTAACAGAACTAATACTGTTGTTATTATAATTCCAAGTATCTGGAATCCCTTTTTTAGTGAACTGACTTTTCATATTGAAAAAGAACTACGAAAACATGAAATAAAACTGATTTTATATAATTCTGAAAATAACATTGAAAAAGAAATCCAGTTCATAACAATGTCAAGGCAGAACAAAGTAGATGGAATAATAGCAGTGACATATAGTAATATAGACGAATATATATCGGAAAGTCTTCCATTTGTAAGTATAGACAGATTTTTTTCACATAAAACTAATTTCGTAAGCAGTGATAATTATTCAGGTGGAAGATTAGCTACAGAAATGTTAATAAAACATGGGAGTAAAAATTTAGCCTATATTGGTCATGGCTCAAAATATTCAAA
The Leptotrichia trevisanii DSM 22070 DNA segment above includes these coding regions:
- a CDS encoding LacI family DNA-binding transcriptional regulator translates to MPTMKDVAKLAKVSVGSVSKYFNGIALKEKTKLAIEKAVKELNYEPNIYAKGLKINRTNTVVIIIPSIWNPFFSELTFHIEKELRKHEIKLILYNSENNIEKEIQFITMSRQNKVDGIIAVTYSNIDEYISESLPFVSIDRFFSHKTNFVSSDNYSGGRLATEMLIKHGSKNLAYIGHGSKYSNDTISRLNGFKDYCSEHNIFNQICYNTGTREEFEMEVDNFIKKFIITQKIDGIFSSTDAHAFYILEKLEDLNISVPEDVQIIGFDGAKSSKREKNYLSTIRQDIEEIAVQSVKILIDTIENKGNIENKTNVKIPVTFLSGKTTKPIL